In Anseongella ginsenosidimutans, one genomic interval encodes:
- a CDS encoding PorP/SprF family type IX secretion system membrane protein, with protein sequence MMKRNIFIAFFLFQGFAALAQQSAQYSQYMFNGIYINPAYAGYKEQLHVHGFYRNQWTGIEGAPESMSLAVDAIANEGNVGLAFQLASDKLGAQSNLSAYLDYAYRLRTSEDGSSRLAFGLGIGLVQLGLDGSMLNPNTPEPEQPTGMIRNILPDARAGVFYSNDRWYAGFSVENLISAHVKMQDHQYIPKPKHHYYLTAGVLLPVSQQVQFKPSFLLKDDRGGPTSLDLNTFVLLAERLWVGASYRTAVGLYDKSYLQGDLYKSNSIVFMAEVFATPSLHIGYAYDYSLEPLQGLSGGTHEISLGYYFKLKDTRMLNPRYF encoded by the coding sequence ATGATGAAACGGAATATATTTATAGCATTCTTCCTGTTCCAGGGATTTGCGGCCCTTGCCCAGCAGAGCGCTCAATATAGCCAGTACATGTTTAACGGCATTTATATCAACCCCGCCTACGCAGGCTATAAGGAGCAGCTGCATGTACACGGGTTTTACCGCAACCAATGGACAGGGATCGAGGGAGCGCCCGAAAGCATGTCGCTGGCGGTGGATGCCATCGCGAATGAAGGAAACGTGGGCCTGGCATTCCAGCTTGCGAGCGATAAGCTGGGCGCGCAAAGCAATTTGTCCGCTTATCTTGATTATGCTTACCGGCTCAGGACCAGCGAAGACGGCTCTTCGCGGCTTGCTTTCGGGCTGGGCATCGGGCTGGTGCAGCTGGGGCTGGACGGATCCATGCTGAACCCGAATACTCCTGAACCGGAGCAGCCTACCGGCATGATCCGGAATATTCTTCCCGATGCAAGGGCCGGCGTTTTCTATTCCAACGATCGCTGGTACGCCGGTTTTTCGGTGGAAAACCTGATCTCCGCCCATGTGAAGATGCAGGATCATCAGTATATTCCGAAACCGAAGCACCATTATTACCTTACCGCCGGCGTGCTGCTGCCGGTTTCCCAGCAGGTGCAGTTCAAACCTTCCTTCCTCCTGAAGGATGACAGGGGAGGGCCCACCAGCCTTGATTTGAATACTTTCGTGCTGCTGGCCGAAAGGCTTTGGGTGGGCGCTTCTTACCGGACTGCTGTGGGCCTTTACGATAAAAGCTATCTCCAGGGCGACCTGTATAAAAGCAATTCCATTGTGTTTATGGCGGAAGTTTTCGCTACCCCATCGCTGCATATAGGTTATGCTTATGATTATTCCTTGGAGCCTTTACAGGGTTTAAGCGGGGGCACGCACGAAATATCCCTTGGCTACTACTTTAAACTGAAAGATACCAGAATGTTAAACCCCAGATATTTTTAA
- a CDS encoding response regulator, with protein sequence MKVLIADDHGIIRLGVSQIIKEIDPGSTIHEAEDFDETIRLLNAHIIDLLILDINIPGGNNFQMISTVKSKQPDIKVLVFSAFSEELYATRYFKAGADGYLQKDTSPVEVKSAVNTILSGKHYMSQNIREYFLQGMIRKEVNMNNPLAELSDRETEVARMLVMGISQTAIAEKLNLHTSTVGTHKYRIFEKLAVSNIAELIEKYRIYDYS encoded by the coding sequence ATGAAAGTATTGATCGCAGACGACCATGGGATCATCCGGCTCGGAGTTAGCCAGATCATCAAAGAAATCGACCCCGGAAGCACCATACATGAGGCTGAAGATTTCGATGAAACGATCCGTTTATTAAATGCACATATAATTGACCTGCTCATCCTGGATATTAATATCCCCGGAGGTAATAATTTCCAGATGATCAGCACTGTTAAGTCAAAACAGCCCGATATAAAGGTCCTGGTTTTTTCTGCCTTCAGCGAAGAATTGTATGCCACCAGGTATTTTAAAGCCGGCGCGGACGGCTACCTGCAGAAGGATACATCTCCCGTGGAAGTTAAGAGCGCGGTAAACACGATCCTTTCCGGAAAACATTATATGAGTCAGAATATAAGGGAATATTTCCTGCAGGGAATGATCAGGAAGGAAGTGAATATGAACAACCCGCTGGCGGAACTCTCAGACCGGGAAACGGAAGTAGCCAGGATGCTCGTCATGGGTATCAGCCAGACGGCGATCGCTGAGAAGCTGAATCTTCATACTTCTACCGTGGGTACGCATAAATACCGGATATTTGAAAAACTTGCCGTTTCCAATATCGCGGAGCTGATAGAAAAGTACAGGATCTATGATTATTCCTGA
- a CDS encoding ligand-binding sensor domain-containing protein, producing the protein MTKFFTITHCILFTLVLLTRTVSSAPGPDSSSFYIQHFTSENGLPQNSVKSIAQDANGFIWMATEGGLVRFDGRDFNIYTSKQLPVKSNRIREMIRGLKSGNLYAVAEDYRLIRIAESKVSLLPKINKSYSSFAIRPGDSVIAYRSIGMPNMYAEFITKNIHYQLPLGPHRYFLADADTVRYYEKGQEQWHVPFQNENYLHFFTIGEQLYYLDNDAAITVIRRDTLLTSPLEGDIIYNAAYREKQAALYWNVVSGDVFLYLNKCLYLLEERSGGRLHTRLILPDFDFNLNNVYSVHYDRKNERLFLGSQTKGLFVIKRRGFLTLTAGKDGPGGAAFYAQTAYPENKVLTDKGTIFGLEGFAGYLPLVARHGDSHSIITDPAGNIWRKKLYQVSKLSPDGRLLKKFILPDYTAQLYRDRNGGIWIGTVSNGLYYLDTLEKEVRHILPVSSEITYMKEDADGNLWVGTKSGLYRLLLPEMKLDSVGGLESKYIRSIYLPEPDQLWLTTAESGIYLYRDGKLTNFPLDKHGYLASSHCILEDEQGYFWITTNRGLFQTTKKDLVDFADGKSDKVFYVYYGKEAGFNTNEFNGGCQPCGLALENGYFSFPSLNGMVWFRPGDVRAELPLNDIYITKIEIDSIVRAAEDTLNLKSHFNRMQIFFTTPYFGNPYNLSFKYQLKGPSGSNDWLDVESGNMISFSSMPSGTYRLTIRKQKGFDAAGYTEKQLVIIIPPVFYETWWFKLLVVLGAFLLVLLYIRFRLNNIKRQNEELERRIAERTLKLKETIFAEQASKDKLRQQNYMQQRLLAAITHDIKSPLQYLVMAAKALHENFPARDGNVEDDLERIYRSSSRVFHFTENLVRYMKVNMAGARLNNGPVNLRGLINEKIDIFSEMAESKGNKIHNDVDCSISLRTNGQLLGIVIHNLLDNAIKFTRSGQIRFSSVQTNGQLKIILEDTGKGISSEMMDWCNNFKAMNAEPETDLSHKGLGLTIVIELLDMIDGKLFIAKREQGTRIELTL; encoded by the coding sequence ATGACAAAATTTTTTACGATTACGCATTGTATTCTTTTTACGCTCGTACTGCTCACGCGGACAGTAAGCTCGGCACCCGGTCCCGATAGCAGTTCCTTTTATATTCAGCATTTTACCAGTGAAAATGGATTGCCGCAGAACAGTGTAAAATCCATTGCGCAGGATGCAAATGGCTTTATCTGGATGGCTACAGAAGGGGGGCTGGTACGTTTTGACGGAAGGGATTTTAATATTTATACGAGCAAACAGCTACCGGTTAAATCCAACAGGATCCGGGAAATGATCCGCGGGCTGAAAAGCGGGAACTTGTATGCCGTTGCTGAAGACTACCGGCTTATTCGCATCGCAGAGTCAAAAGTATCGCTGCTTCCGAAGATTAATAAAAGCTACTCATCTTTTGCTATCAGGCCGGGTGACTCCGTTATCGCCTACCGTTCAATTGGGATGCCGAATATGTATGCTGAATTTATCACAAAAAACATACACTACCAGCTTCCGCTGGGCCCTCATCGATACTTCTTAGCGGATGCCGATACTGTACGGTATTATGAGAAGGGGCAGGAACAATGGCATGTTCCCTTTCAAAACGAGAACTACCTGCATTTTTTTACGATCGGCGAGCAACTATATTACCTGGATAATGACGCCGCGATAACGGTCATACGTCGGGATACCTTGCTAACCTCTCCGCTTGAAGGCGATATCATTTACAATGCTGCTTATCGTGAAAAGCAGGCGGCGCTGTATTGGAATGTGGTATCCGGCGATGTATTCCTTTACCTGAACAAATGCCTTTACCTTCTGGAAGAACGGTCCGGAGGGCGGCTGCATACCCGGTTGATCCTTCCGGATTTTGATTTCAACCTAAATAACGTGTATTCGGTTCACTATGACAGGAAAAACGAGCGGCTTTTCCTGGGCAGCCAGACAAAAGGCTTATTTGTGATAAAACGAAGAGGCTTCCTTACTCTTACTGCGGGGAAAGACGGTCCCGGCGGCGCTGCCTTTTATGCCCAGACAGCTTATCCTGAAAACAAAGTATTGACGGACAAAGGGACTATTTTTGGTTTGGAAGGTTTCGCGGGATACCTGCCCCTGGTTGCCCGTCACGGCGACAGTCACAGTATTATAACTGACCCCGCGGGTAATATCTGGCGAAAAAAACTGTATCAGGTTTCGAAATTATCACCCGATGGCCGGCTGTTAAAGAAGTTTATTCTGCCTGATTATACCGCTCAACTGTACAGAGACCGGAACGGCGGCATTTGGATTGGAACCGTCAGCAACGGTCTTTATTATTTAGATACATTGGAAAAGGAAGTGCGGCATATTCTTCCGGTCAGCAGTGAAATCACCTATATGAAAGAGGATGCTGACGGCAATTTATGGGTGGGTACCAAATCAGGATTGTACAGGCTGCTTCTTCCTGAAATGAAGCTGGATTCTGTCGGGGGGCTCGAATCAAAATATATCAGGAGTATCTATCTCCCGGAACCGGATCAGCTCTGGCTTACTACCGCCGAAAGCGGCATATATCTTTACAGAGACGGAAAGCTCACTAATTTCCCCCTTGATAAACATGGCTACCTGGCAAGTTCGCACTGTATATTGGAGGATGAGCAGGGGTATTTTTGGATAACCACCAACCGCGGCCTGTTCCAGACAACAAAAAAAGATTTGGTGGACTTTGCTGATGGAAAGTCGGATAAGGTATTTTATGTCTACTACGGCAAAGAGGCTGGCTTCAACACCAACGAGTTCAACGGCGGGTGCCAACCCTGTGGATTAGCCCTTGAGAACGGCTATTTCTCCTTTCCCTCCCTTAACGGAATGGTATGGTTCAGGCCGGGGGATGTCCGGGCAGAGCTTCCGCTGAATGATATTTATATTACAAAAATTGAAATAGACAGTATTGTCAGGGCCGCGGAAGATACGTTAAATCTAAAATCGCATTTCAACAGGATGCAAATATTCTTTACTACGCCCTATTTCGGAAACCCCTATAATCTTTCATTTAAATACCAATTGAAAGGCCCTTCCGGCTCCAATGACTGGCTGGACGTCGAAAGCGGCAATATGATCTCCTTCTCCTCAATGCCATCCGGCACTTACAGGCTGACAATTCGAAAACAAAAAGGATTTGATGCCGCCGGCTACACAGAGAAACAGCTGGTAATAATTATTCCTCCTGTGTTTTACGAAACCTGGTGGTTCAAATTACTGGTAGTCCTTGGCGCTTTCTTACTTGTACTGCTCTATATCCGTTTTCGCCTGAACAATATCAAACGGCAGAATGAGGAACTTGAAAGGCGGATTGCCGAACGCACCCTGAAATTAAAAGAAACTATTTTTGCCGAACAAGCCTCGAAGGACAAACTCCGGCAGCAGAATTATATGCAGCAGCGGCTGCTCGCCGCGATTACGCATGACATTAAAAGCCCGCTCCAATATCTTGTCATGGCTGCCAAAGCCTTACATGAAAACTTCCCTGCCCGCGATGGAAACGTGGAAGATGATTTGGAGAGGATCTACAGGTCTTCATCCCGGGTTTTTCACTTTACGGAAAACCTGGTCCGTTATATGAAGGTGAACATGGCCGGCGCCAGGCTGAACAACGGCCCGGTCAACCTGCGCGGCCTCATCAACGAAAAGATCGATATTTTTTCGGAAATGGCCGAATCAAAGGGAAACAAGATCCATAATGATGTAGACTGTTCAATTTCCCTTCGCACCAACGGGCAGCTGCTGGGTATTGTCATTCACAACCTGTTGGATAACGCCATTAAATTCACCCGTTCGGGACAAATCCGCTTTTCAAGTGTGCAAACCAACGGACAGCTGAAGATCATCCTTGAAGACACGGGCAAGGGCATATCCTCCGAAATGATGGATTGGTGCAATAACTTTAAAGCAATGAACGCGGAACCTGAAACCGACCTGTCGCATAAAGGGCTTGGGCTGACCATCGTCATTGAACTGCTGGACATGATAGACGGAAAGCTGTTTATTGCAAAAAGAGAACAGGGAACCCGGATTGAACTCACACTATAA
- a CDS encoding OmpA family protein: protein MRKQLLPLVFTAVILASYTDVKAQYVLKEADEHYELFDYTMAIELYKKALDKKETFHATERLAECYRLTRSYAEAENWYAQVVAFPEHEAVHVFRYAELLQNNRKYAEAKEQYERYAAMPVETNEALLQARIASCDSALVWLDNPGPAEVTAKPELNTEYSDWGAVPYKDMLLFASDREAAEEVAETVSRRPFLRFDRGKSPNRKIYGWTGHKYYRLYQSAGGSVERFPIQANTDYHICAVSATAGGEELFFALTRLPEKLGKTKRGVPSTITIEIYSVKKEGENWSDPVPFRYNNGLNWSVSDPYISSDGQTLYFVSDMEGGLGGTDIYVCRRMDDGSWGEAENLGPEINTAADERTPALDQEGNLYFSSKGHAGMGGLDIFHASASGNSFASPRNMGYPVNSSHDDLTFRYFTEETGYLTSDRREGRGDDDIYYFTIKKVLHFALEGQVLTLRTKEPLAGAKVILTNLDTREEFTTRTDADGNYRFELAPDARYRVRAEMDEYQLHKAEDAFTAGLEASTTLERDLFLESLYPGQTFVLENIYYDFDKSNIREDAALELDKLVALLKEYPTISIELSSHTDSRGSDSYNMALSQRRAESAVAYLVEKGIAAERLEARGYGETRLVNKCSNGVACSVEAHQLNRRTEFTILKK, encoded by the coding sequence ATGAGAAAGCAATTACTCCCGCTAGTCTTCACCGCCGTCATCCTGGCCTCGTATACGGATGTAAAGGCGCAGTATGTACTTAAAGAGGCTGACGAACATTATGAATTGTTCGATTATACGATGGCCATTGAACTTTATAAAAAGGCGCTGGATAAGAAGGAAACCTTTCATGCTACCGAACGGCTGGCGGAATGTTACCGGCTTACCCGTTCCTATGCCGAAGCGGAGAATTGGTATGCGCAGGTTGTCGCGTTCCCGGAACATGAAGCTGTTCATGTATTTCGTTATGCGGAGTTACTGCAGAATAACCGGAAATATGCCGAAGCGAAGGAGCAGTATGAACGGTATGCGGCTATGCCCGTAGAAACGAACGAAGCCTTATTACAGGCGCGGATTGCTTCCTGCGATTCCGCACTGGTTTGGTTGGATAACCCAGGCCCGGCAGAAGTCACCGCGAAACCGGAATTGAATACGGAATATTCCGACTGGGGCGCCGTTCCCTATAAGGACATGCTGTTGTTTGCTTCTGACAGGGAAGCCGCGGAAGAAGTGGCGGAAACGGTTAGCCGACGGCCTTTTCTCAGGTTTGACAGGGGTAAAAGTCCTAACCGGAAGATATACGGATGGACAGGCCATAAATATTACAGGTTATACCAATCGGCCGGCGGAAGCGTAGAGCGCTTTCCCATCCAGGCGAATACCGATTATCATATCTGCGCCGTGAGCGCGACCGCCGGCGGCGAAGAACTTTTCTTTGCCCTGACCCGCCTTCCCGAAAAGCTGGGGAAAACAAAGCGGGGAGTGCCCAGCACCATTACCATCGAGATTTATTCTGTTAAAAAGGAAGGCGAAAACTGGTCGGACCCCGTTCCTTTCCGATACAATAACGGGCTGAACTGGTCGGTAAGCGACCCTTATATCAGCTCTGACGGGCAAACTCTGTATTTTGTCTCCGACATGGAAGGCGGGCTGGGCGGAACGGATATTTACGTGTGCCGCCGTATGGATGACGGTTCCTGGGGAGAGGCGGAAAACCTGGGTCCGGAGATCAATACCGCCGCCGATGAACGTACCCCGGCCCTTGACCAGGAAGGCAACCTGTATTTTTCTTCGAAAGGGCATGCCGGCATGGGCGGCCTGGATATTTTCCATGCAAGTGCGTCCGGCAATTCTTTTGCTTCGCCCCGGAACATGGGATACCCGGTCAATTCTTCTCACGATGACCTTACCTTCCGTTACTTTACCGAGGAAACCGGTTACCTCACATCCGATCGCAGGGAGGGCCGCGGAGATGATGATATCTACTACTTCACGATAAAAAAAGTGCTTCATTTTGCCCTGGAAGGCCAGGTTCTCACGCTTAGGACTAAAGAACCGCTGGCCGGCGCCAAAGTGATCCTTACCAACCTGGATACCCGGGAAGAGTTCACTACCCGGACGGACGCCGACGGTAACTATCGCTTTGAGCTGGCGCCGGATGCCCGGTACAGGGTACGGGCGGAAATGGATGAATACCAGTTACACAAGGCGGAAGATGCCTTCACGGCCGGCCTTGAAGCCTCAACAACGCTGGAGCGGGACCTGTTCCTGGAGTCATTGTACCCCGGGCAAACCTTTGTCCTGGAGAATATCTACTACGACTTTGATAAATCCAATATACGGGAGGATGCCGCCCTTGAACTGGATAAGCTGGTAGCCCTGCTGAAGGAATACCCGACCATTTCCATTGAACTCAGCTCCCATACCGATTCGAGGGGAAGCGATTCCTATAATATGGCCTTGTCCCAGAGAAGGGCTGAATCGGCTGTTGCTTACCTGGTTGAAAAGGGCATAGCCGCCGAACGGTTAGAAGCCCGGGGCTACGGCGAAACCCGCCTGGTCAACAAATGTTCAAATGGCGTTGCTTGTTCTGTGGAGGCGCACCAGCTAAACCGGAGAACCGAATTCACCATTCTGAAGAAATAG